The DNA segment AGCCACGTCGGCACGGGGCGAGGGGCGGGGTGTGGCCGAATTGCACAGCCGTGCCAGCCAGTGGTATGAAGACCATGGATTGGAGCTTGAAGCTTTTCAGCATGCGGCAGCCGCCAATGATGTGGGGCGCGCCGAGCACCTGATAGATGAAAAGGGTCTGCACCTGCACTCGCGTGGCGTGGCTGCGATACTGGACTGGCTGGCGTCACTGCCGACAACGGTGCTGGATGCCAGGCCCGCGTTGTGGGTGAGGCATGCCTCGGCATTACTGGTGGGCGGCCAAACGACCGGTGTCGAAGAGAAACTAGGTGCGGCTGAGGCAGCTTTAGCTGTCGCCCTGCAAGGCGCCGAGCCGGACGACAAGACCCGCGCTCTAATTGGGCAAATTGCCGCCCACAGGGCTACGTTGGCTCTCAATGATCACCAGATAGATGCCCAGTCGCGCCCTGGATACCTTTCGGCGTTATCTGCAGTTGCTTGGTGATCCGCCCCCTCTGAGTGCCAATGAAGCGTATCTTGGCATGGGCCGCATATTCTACGAATGGAACGATCTGGATGCCGCGGAGCAGTACTTCCAACAGAGCCTTCAGTTGGCGCGGCAGTATGATAAAAGCATTGATAGATTCGTACTCTGTGAAGTGTATCTTGCCCGTCAGAAACTGGCCCGGGGAGATGTGGCCGGCGCGGCCGCCATGTTAGCGGAGACCGAGCAGTCCGTGCGCCAGAATAATTTCGTGGAGCGCATGCCTGATGTCGCTGCTGTCCAGGTAAAGGTGCTGCTAAGACAGGGGAATATAACAGCCGCCGCTGATCTGGCCGGGCAGTACGAGCTGCCCCTCATCCGGGCCAGGGTACACCTGGCCCAGGGAGACCCGTCCGCAGCGTTGGCGGTGCTGAGGCCATTGCGTCAACAGATGGAAGCACAGGGTTTGGCAGACGAACGTTTTAAAGCGATGATTCTTCAGGCGGTCGCTCTGCGTGCCAATGGCGAAAAGGATCAGGCTGTACAACTGCTGGGTGAGGCCCTGGCGCTGGCGGAGCCGGGAGGTTTCATCCGGGTCTTCGTGGACGAAGGCGAGCCAATGCGATTGCTGATTTTGGATTTTAGATTGTGGATTGAAGAGCAACCGCGCGGCCAAGATTACAAACTGCTCGGTTACGTGGATAAACTCCTGGCCGCTTTTGCACAACCGGCGGCCACCCCACCCCCCATCGGGGATCTTCGACAATCGAAAATCGAAAATCGAAAATCGAAAATCCCTGAGCCACTGAGCCAACGCGAGTTGGAAATCCTAAAGCTGATCACCCTGGGACTCTCGAACCAAGGAGATCGGTGAGCGCCTTTTCCTGGCCCTGGACACGGTCAAAGGGCACAACCGCCGCATCTTCGACAAACTCCAGGTGCAAAGCCGCACCGAAGCCATCGCCCGCGCCCGCGAGCTGGGCTTGTTGTAACCGCAAGTATTCGTTTTCCTCGACATTCTCCTCCTTCAGTAACCCAAAACAACACCTCCCACCAACACCAAAGTGTCTATACAACAACACCGTCGCGCCTATATATTACCTGTGCACTGAGCAAGCGGTTCAGCCGGCGAACATCGGACAGGACAGGTGCAAGGTTATGTCGAACGAACCCGAACCGACAACCGATCCAAGCCAACCCGTGGTCTATCAAATCAGGCTCAAGGGCCATCTGGGGCGCGAGTGGGCAGACTGGTTCGGCGGTCTAACCATCACGCTGGAAGCGGACGGCGATACACTCTTAACCGGCCCGGTGATTGACCAGGCCGCGCTGCACGGGTTGCTCAAGAAGGTGCGCGATTTAGGCATGCCGTTGGTCTCGGTCAATCAGGTTCCACCGCTGGAGCCTGCAAACCAAGCTTATCAGGAGTAAAACAAGAGAAGGAGGAGGAAATGAAAACTCTGCAGAAGTATGGCGGCATCGCCGCGTTGTACCTGGCCGTCGCCTATCTCATCGGTATTGCCATCCTTCTTGTCGTGCTGGATTATCCCAGCATCACCGACTCGGCGCAAAAAGTGGCCCTGCTCGTCGAGATGCAGACGGTCACCTTTGCGACCAACCTGCTGATGTACGTGTTCTTCGGCGTCGTGCTAATCGTGCTGGCGCTGGCGCTGTACGAGCGGCTGCAGGCCGGCGCGCCGGCGCTGATGCAGGCCGCCACCGCACTCGGCATCATCTGGGCGGGCGCGCTGATCGCCAGCGGCATGGTCGCCAATGCCGGGATCGCGCCCACCGTTGCGCTCCACGCCACCGACCCGGCCCAGGCCGCGCTGCTCTGGCAGGGCATCGAGGCCGTGGCGAGCGGGCTGGGCAATGGCAACGGCGAGATCCTGGGCGGCCTCTGGGCGCTGCTGGTCAGCCTGGCCGCGCTGCGGGCCGGCGGGCTGCCCAAGGGGCTGAATGTCCTGGGCTTGCTGGTCGGCGCGGTGGGCGTCCTCTCGCTGATCCCAGGGTTGACCGACCTGCTGACCGGGGTTTTCGGTCTCAGCCAGATCATCTGGTTCGTCTGGCTGGGGATCGTGCTGCTGCGCAGCAAGGCGGGCACGACAGCGTAGGGAACCAGAAGAGTTCGGATGTTTAGACCATGCGATCACTGATTGCGCAGCAATAACGGCAGGTAGACTTTCGCTCTCGGCGTAGCGGTCTGCGTGCGTGTCGGCGTCACAGTCGGTGTAGAGGTCCTCGTCGGCGTCGGGCTGGGCGTTGCCGTCGGCGTCGCGGTTGGGGTGGATGTTGAGGGCAGGACACCGGGGATTTCGATCCGGCTGAAGGTAGGAGAGCCGAAAGTAAGCGTCCCCGCACATGTTCCGGATGTCCATGTCATGCGGAAGACAAGCAAAGCCCCATTCGCTGACTCACCATTCAGCGTTTGGCTAAACAGCTCTCCTATCCCGTCAACACATCTGTTGGTAGAGGCTAACACGCGTTCTGATCCACCAACTGAGGTTTGACTAATGAACTTGAAATCGAGGCAGGCCCAACACGCGGACGACAGCGGATTCAGGCTGAGTTCCAGCAATTTGTAGGTATTACCGCTCATCGGTCCAGACAGGGCATAATACCAGTCCGCTGAACGCTGTGACGAACTCACCGAAGCGCTCCCGACCTGGGAGGCGGGATATCCACGAAGCCAACCGTCGGTATGGGGATACAGAACGATCGGCGGCGGTGGTGTTGGGGTTGGGGTCGGTGACGGACCGGGCGTTGCCGTCGGCGTATTCGTCGGCGTAGAGGTAGATGTCGGTGTAGAGGTTGGTGTTGGCGTAATTGTCGGTGTTGGCGTCGGCATCAGGGGGCCTCCCCGCAACCGTAGCTTCAGGATGAAAGCGTCGCCATAGTTCAAAGTGGAGTCGAAAGCGTTCGCAGTCAACGGAAAATTCGACGAAAAAGTTTTCCTGTTACATGCACGACATCGCCTTCCGGGTCCAAAAGCTATATCTCGGGCATCGTCTAACCCGACGCCGCCGAGAAAGGTACTGTAGGTCAATTGGCTACCGGTGGCATCCAACCTGGCGACAAAGGCATCGGTAGTCGCTCCGCCGAAGACCGTTGCCAGCGCACCAACCGTGAGCGGAAAATTTGCCGAAGAACCTGTAGTACCCGCTACGTAGGCATTATCCGCCCAGTCTACGGCGATGGCGTTACCATCGTCCAAATTGTTGCCGCCCAGGAAAGTGGCGTAAGCTAGTCCGCTGCCTGCCGAGTTCAGCTTGACCACGAAGGCGTCAGTGTTGCCACCGTTGAAGCTCGTGTCGAAGGCACCCAGCGTGGTGGGGAAGTTGCTTGACGCTGTCTTGCCCGTCACATAGACGTTTCCTGCGTCATCAATGGCAATGGCGATGATACGTTCATTGCCACTGCCGCCCAGAAAGGTACCATAAGCCAGCCCACTGCCACCCGGATTTAACTTGACCACAAAGGCATCAGAGTCATAGCTACCATTGAAACTTGTATCGAACGCTCCCGGCGTGGTGGGAAAGGGAGGATAGCCATAAGTGGTAAAGCCCGCCACATAGGCGTTACCCGCCCCATCCACGGCGATGGCATGGCCACCATCCTCACCGCTACCGCCGAGGAAGGTAGCGTAGATCAATCCGTTGCCGGCCGAGTTCATTTTGACCACAAAGGCCTCCGGCATGTAGGTGCTGTTGAAGCTCGTATCGAAGGCGCCCGGCGTGGTCGGGAAGTCCCTGTAATGCGTCTCTCCCGTCACATAAGCGTTGCTTGCTCCATCCACAGTGATGGCGTAGGCCCAGTCGGCAGTTGTGCTGCCCAAAAACGTACCATAGGCCAGCCCGCTGCCAGCAGGATTGAGCTTGATTACGAAGGCGTCGCTGTTGCCAGAGTTATTGTTGAAGCTTGTATCGAAGGCGCCTAGCGTAGCGGGAAAATCACTGGAGTGGGTGTCGCCCGTTACGTAGGCGTTGCCAGCTCCGTCCACGGTGATGGCTGTGCCATAGTCGACATCACTGCCTCCCAGGAAGGTGGCGTAGGCCAGTGCGCCGCCGGACGGGTTCAGATGGACCACGAAGGCGTCCAAACTGTTGGCGCTTGTGTCGAAGGCACCCGGCGTGGCAGGAAAATCGCTGGACTGGGTGGAACCCGTCACGTAGACGCTGCCCGTCCCGTCTGCTGCGATGGCGTTACCACCATCTACATCACTGCCGCCTAAGAAAGTACCATAAAGTAGGTCTTCAGGGTGGTCGGCCGGCGATAACTGGTTTTCGCTTGTCGATGGCCGCTTGGATGGCAACTGAGTGAAGGGTGCGATCACCTCGAACGCCTGCGCGCCCTGCGGCTGCACGATCGCCTCACCGCTCGCTCCGGCGGTCAGGAGCAGCGGCACAGCCACTTCGCCTGCAACCGTGCTCAGTCGCACAACATTCTGGTCCACCGCCACGGCGTCAGCGCCCTCCACGCGCAGCCGCACCGCGCCCAGGTCTGCGCCAGGCTGGACCACCAGCCGCTGCACCATCTGTCCGCCCCCGCTGGTAAGCTCCAAATCCACGCCTGGATACAGATCCACGTAGCGCACGCCGCCCCAAACAGGTACATCAGACCGCCACTGTGCTGGATCGTTGCCGAGGAAGTAGGAAACGGCGGTGTCCAGGCGATCAAATGGTTCCAGGCGCGGGTGAGGGTTGGCGCCAATGAAGGAGAGGCGGATATTGACGCCGTTGACAGGCTGTAAGAAGGCAGGGTCGGTGCGCGAGGGAGAGTCAAGCCCTGCCGGGTTGCTCTGTCCCTCCGTTGCGCCGCGCTCCGGCTCAACCACTGTGATCCACAGCGCGTCTTCTGCCAGCCACATCGTCTGGTTGCCGCCGTGCACCTGGAAGCGCGCCCCCTCGGCGAATTGGCCGACATTCTCAATGAACATGACCGGGCTGGCACGAAGCACCTTGCCCGTCGCGGGCTGGGCGGTTGTGGCCGTGCTGGACAAGCTGCCCGCGGGTAGTAGCAGGATCAAGACGACCAACAGACTGATGACGACAACCAGGCTACGGGGAAAACGAACGAACATGGCAGCACCTCTCGATGTTGAATAGGGGCATATCAAACATCAGCAGATGAATTAGGTGACCGCGGCAGGTGTAAAAATGCAGATCCAAGAGACAGTGTGATGAGAGAGTCAGCGCCGGAACATGCAGGCAACGGTCTTGTACAGCCACAATAACTTGAAACCACTATATCACCAAGAGCAGTGAAGGTCAAAACTATCTCCCTACCGGAATGATCTGCACGAATTCGTAGCGGGTTTGTGACGCCACTGCGTAAGTCCTGCCATCCAAAACAACACCTCCCACCAACACCAAAGTGTCTATACAACAACACTGTCGCGCCGGTATATTACCTGTGCCTTGAGCAAGCGGCTCAGCGGCTGAAAATCGGACAGGACAGGTACAAGGTTCGGCGTGAGCGACTTGTTCACGCCAAAATCAATCACAACAAGGCGATGCAAAATGAACCCAAGTTTAATCTCACAAATCCAACAGGTCGGCGCCGGGGCAGCATTCATCCTCTTCCCTGTGATCTTCATCTTTGCTTTTTCCGTTCACCCCGGGTTACTGAGACCACGGCTGCTCCAGCCTGTGGAAATCATTCGGCGGGCACGGCGGAACAAATTGCTGCAATTCGCGCACAGCCTGGTGCTGCTAAGCACGGCGCTCCTGATCGGTGTGGCCTTTCACTTTATGAAAATCCTAAGTCAGGGAAGTGCTGCCTGGGCAGGATTGATCGGTGCGGTGCTGGCCGTCTTGGGCGCCATCCTGTTGGCAGCGGACAAAGGCGCCCTCTGCCTGACCATGAGCGCACTGGACACTGTGCCGGAAGAGGAGTTTTCCGCAATGATGCCGGGCCTGTTGGCTATGTTTTCCAAAAAGGGCTGGATGATACTACTGTGGGGAATTCTGCTCTTGCCGGTGGGATTTGCCATTCAGGCAGTTGGCCTGCTGCAGGTCAGCGCGCTGCCACCCTGGCAGAGCACCCTCTTTCTGATCGGCGTGCTGCTGGTAGGCACGCCGGATGGACTGGAAATCATCAATCTCGGCGCCTCTGTTCTGATGGGAAGCGCCTTGATTCCCTATGGGATACAGCTCATCGCGACCGCATTCTAGGCTGTCCAACCATGAAACAAGATGTGACTCATCCATATCGATAAAACAGGAGGAAGAATGAACACGATCAACAAGACCATCGAAGAGGAAGAGATGAACGGCAGTAGCACGACGGCAGGTTTCGAGCGGCGGCGGGTTGTGCTCTCAACGCTTTGGATCTTCGCCCTGCTCAACTACATCTACGCGGACGTCTACACGCTGTTCTTCAATCCGGTGCTGAAGCCGGAAGCGTGGAAGAGGTTCTTGGAAGGCGGCGCCGCGGGCGTCCAGATCACCCCCGGGTTTGTGCTGGTGACGGCGATCCTGATGGAGACCGCCATCGCCATGGTCCTGCTGTCCCGTGTGTTGCCATATCGCGCAAACCGGTGGACGAACATCCTGTCGGGCGCGTTCCATACCCTGTTCGTCGCCTGGTCGCTGATCGGCGACGCCCCGACCGGCTTCTACCTGATGTTCGCGGCGATAGAGGTCGCCTGCACCCTGTTCGTCGTCTGGTACGCCTGGCAGTGGCGCAACGCTGAAAGCGACAGGGTAAATCGGGGCCGGGCGGCAGGATCGGCTTGAGGCTGCATCCCATCTGCTAATTCCCTTCATGAGTTGTGGACGTAGATAGAGAAGCACACAGAACAGAGGAAAACGATGTCCAACAAAGAAAAGAGCACCCTATCGTCGCTGGGAACAATACGCACATTTCTTAGGGAGGGGACCTGATCGGAAACGATTATGAGCGTCGTTGACGACTCGTTCGATCACCCGTTGAAGATTGAGGAGCACGCCGCTATGCCATTGGCCGGCGGGATCATGGGCAACGGCTATCAATGCGGCATGCTTTGGGGCGGGGCGCTGGCTGCGGGCGCGCAAGCCTATCGGCTTTATGGCGCAGGCGCCCGCGCCGAGGTTGAGGCATTGCTGGCAGCGCAGAGCCTGGTGTCGGCGTTCCAGGCGCGGGCTAAGGACATTAATTGCGCTGAAATCACCGAGCTTGAATGGAAGAGACCGTCCGGTGGTCAGGTGGTCAAGTTCCTCGCCAGGGGCGGACCGATTGGTTGTTTTCGTTTGGCGGCGGATTACGCGCAGATTGCGTTCGATACGATCAATAACGCGCTTGGCGGCGAGCACACTGATATGCCGGCACAGCCGGTGAGCTGCACGGCGCTGCTGGCGCAGAAGATGGGCGTCTCAGAGATGCACGCGGTGATGGCGGCGGGGCTTGCCGGGGGCATCGGGCTGAGCGGCGGCGCCTGCGGCGTATTGGGCGCCGCGATCTGGTTCAGGGGCATCAACACGCTCAAGGATGGCGGCAAGCTGAGTTTCGATCTCGGCGCCAGTTCGCCGGAGATGGAGCGCTTCCTGGCGAGCGCCGATTATGAGTTCGAGTGCGCCAGCATCGTTGGGCGCAAGTTTGCGGATGTCGCCGACCACGCGGCTTATGTGCGCGAGGGCGGCTGCGCGAAAATCATCGCGGCATTGGCTACCCGTGGCTAGGATTTAGAAAAAATGAAAAACCAGGCAAGATTTCCCTATCAGTTTTTCGTGGTTGCGTTCGCCTGGTCTTGGCTGGTCTGGCTACCACTGGTTTTGGCTAGTGTTGGTATCTTACCCATAGGCAAAGACCTTCTGAGTGCTTTGACCGTACCCGCCATTATTGTGGGAGCCTTTGGTCCAGCGGCCGGAACCTTTTACTGTCTCAAGACATACCATGCTAAAGGTGCTATTCGCCAATATCTACGTGGTTTGCTGGATTTCCGTTTGGGCTGGCGGGCGTGGCTCCTTCCTATACTCGTGCTAGGCGGGAGCACTTGGATCGCGTGGATGCTGCCGGAGCTTTGGGGTGAGCCGCGTGTGGATATGCTCTTGCCCTCCCTATGGGCTTTTCCTCCGTATGTTTTGTTCACGATTCTATTAGGCGGCGGGCAGGAAGAACTGGGGTGGCGCGGCTATATTTTGGATCCCATGGAAGCACGCCTCGGGGCGTGGTTGGGGAACTTGGTGCTGGGAGTGATCTGGGCCTGTTGGCATTTGCCGCTATATTTTATCCAGGGATCGACCCAGACGTTTATGCCTTTTGCTGGGTTTTTGTTAAATTGTGTGGGGTATTCTTGGTTCCACGCCTATGTGCGCCAAGCTTCTGGAAAACGTACTTGGGCCGGGTTGATTTCTCACGGTTGGGCCAATGCGTTTGTGCCCTTGTTCCCTACGGTAGCGATGGTTGCGGGGGCTGCACAGTCCCGTTATTGGATCTGGGTCAGCTTGACCTTTGTGATTGGGTTGATAACGATGGCGCTTTCGGGGACTCGACGCCATTCAAGTGATTTCAAAGGGGTGAATGATGATGACTCAAATCGCTAAACACATTAACTTTCCTAGCATAGAAACCGAGCGTTTGATCTTACGGCAAATGACACTTGAGGACACCGATTTTGTTTTCCAGCACTTCGGTGATTTGGCCGTGGCTCGATATCTCTTGGACGAACCGCCTTTGACAGAGTATGCTCATGCCCAGGAGATCATTCAATTCTTCTGTGAGCCAGAAGAGAAGACGCACAATCGCTGGTTAGTGGTTCGAAAATCCGACCACCAGTCTATTGGCACATGTGGTTTCCATAAATGGGACAAACGCTATTTTCGCGCTGAAATCGGCTATGATGTAAGCCCCAGTTTTTGGGGACAGGGCTACATGATGGAAGCTCTGCGGGCAGTTATCGCCAGTGGGTTCGAGCACATGAGGCTAAATCGGATTGAGGCTCTGGTGTATATCGAGAATGATCGCTCGATTCAACTATTGCGGAGACTGGGCTTCAAGCAAGAAGGTGTTCTTCGTGATTATTTTTGTTTGGACGGGAAGTTTTACGACCATTACCTTTTTGCCTTGCTACAGAGGGAATGGAAATCATAAGATTATGTGTGACCCATCAAGCATCTCGGCGTGTTACTGGTAAACGCCGCCTAACAAGGCATGCCCTGGACGCTGGGGATTCTGCGGCATTTTCGAGTTGGATAAAGTAAATGACAGACAATAAAGTAAAGCGACTTTCCATTCAATCATTCGCACAAAAAGCAGGGCATATTATGTTGATCGTACTTGCTATCTTGTTGGCTTGCCTACTCATCCTTGTGGGCGTGCTGCAGCTATGGAGCCACGGAAAACCGACCCCCTTCGTGGATGAAAACGGAAGTCCGCTGGCGGGCAGTATTTCGGAGAAAGTGTTTGTTAACATCAACGGTGTGGAGCAGGGGATGTTTATCAAGAGCAAAAATGCAACGCATCCAGTGCTGCTTTACCTGCATGGGGGTATGCCTGACACCTTTCTTACAAGGAGATACCCTACAGGTCTTGAAGACTATTTCACCGTCGTTTGGTGGGAACAGCGCGGTTCAGGAATATCCTACAATGCCGACATTCCACCGGAGACGATGACACTGGAGCAAATGATATCTGACACGCTGGAGGTGACGAATTACCTGCGCCACCGCTTCGGTAAAGAAAAGATCTACCTCATGGGACATTCGGGGGGAACCTTTATTGGCATCCAGGCGGCGGCACGGGCGCCAGAGTTGTACTATGCTTACATTGGCGTGGCTCAGATGTCAAATCAGCTTAAATCTGAAAGACTGGCGTATGAGTATATGCTTCAGAGGTTCAAAGAGAGCGGAAACACAAAAATGGTACGCAAACTCGAAGAAGCACCCGTCACGATGACGGATGGCACACCGGATGCATACCGTGCATTGCGTGACCCCGCCATGCACAGCCTCGGCATCGGCACGACACATGATATGAACTCAGTCATCACGGGTATCTTCTTGCCGTCGCTGACAAGCCGAGAGTACACGTTAGGCGAAAAGATCAATATGTGGCGCGGCAAATCCCGCTCCGGCATTAGCATTATCTGGGATAAAATTATCAGCACAGACTTGTCGAAACAGGTGCTTGAGCTTGACCTGCCCGTCTATTTCTTTGAAGGCATCTACGATTACACTTGCTCCTACACCGAGGCAAAATCCTATTTTGAGAAACTCAAGGCGCCAGTAAAAGGGTTTTACACCTTTGAACAATCTGCTCACAGCCCATTGTTTGAAGAACCTGAAAAAATGGGGCGTATTTTGCAAGAGGATGTACTGGCAGGGACGAATAGCCTTGCTGACACAGAGTAAATGGATGGTGTGCTACTTTACCTCATAGAGAAATCAAGGAAAGGAGAGTAAACCAATGACTGATCGAAGCAAGACTGCGTGGGTCTTGGGTGGGGCAACATTAACTATGTTCAGCCCACTGGCGATGGTCCTGGCAGGGTATCGAATCCCCATGTTCCAGAATCTCGGCTTTGCGAGAGGAACAATGGCTCCTCCGATAGCGTGGATTCTCGCTACCATTGTCGGAATCGTATATGCGTTATACACGATGAGAGCCATCCCTTTCATTGCAAGTATGCAGCGCGAAGTCTCGCTGTTCAAACTCCTGGGGATTCTCTCTGCAGTGGTCGGCGGCATCGTCGAAGAGGTCTTCTTCCGACGTTGGATCATGGATATGCTGATGTCAAGAGGATTCGCGTCCATAATCCAGGTTGGTGTATCCGGAGTCGCATTTGGTTTGGCACATGCCAGTTGGACACTACTCGCAAAGCGCGACTTCAAGGCTACGCTTCCGGCGATCATGTCAACGTCAATTCTAGGGATCTCCCTGGCTATCGTCTATCTCGCGGGCGGACGCAACTTGGGGCCTTGCATATTTGCCCACGTACTGATAAACATCGTCATCGAACCGTGGCTGATGTTGTCGGCGGTCTCAGGCAAGTGGCGTACCTAAGAACCGAATCCAGAACAGAACGTAGAAACACAGAAGGAGAAGATTAGAATGAACACTTCTCGCGGCAAGGCTTTGCTGAATGGACTACTGGCTTGGTTCATCGGTTTTGCACTCTATATGCTTCCGCGTTTGTCGTTGCCTTCCCCCTGGCCTTTGAAATGGGACCCCAGAAGCAAGGCTCAGCCGCTATCAGCCAGCAAATCAGCCAGAAGATAGCCACCCTGTATGCAGGCAGTTGGTTACTGCAAGTGGGGCTGATCGTCGTTGTTGGCCTGCTGGTGGTGTGGCGTGCTTGGGTTGTAGCGAAAGGGAGCGAGCAAAGACAACTGGTTAGCGGTCTGATTGTGGGAGCTGTGCCAGCGGTGCTGACGCCGGTGCTCCTGGCGTGGGGCGGATTTGGCTGGGTGGACATTGTAGCGATGCTGGTCTGCCTGGCTGCCGGTGTGACAGGTGGGTACCTGGCGAAGGCGCAGTATAAGTCATAATGCCGCCTGGCGAGCGCCGATTATGAGTTCGAGTGCGCCAGCATCGTTGGGCGCAAGTTTGCGGATGTCGCCGACCACGCGGCTTATGTGCGCGAGGGCGGCTGCCCGAAAATTATCGAAGCTTTAGCCACCCCCGGCTAGGATTTTGAAAGAAATGGAAAAGCAAGCAAAATTCCCCTACCAGTTTTTCGTGGTTGCGTTCGGTTGGTCCT comes from the Candidatus Amarolinea dominans genome and includes:
- a CDS encoding DUF4386 family protein — translated: MKTLQKYGGIAALYLAVAYLIGIAILLVVLDYPSITDSAQKVALLVEMQTVTFATNLLMYVFFGVVLIVLALALYERLQAGAPALMQAATALGIIWAGALIASGMVANAGIAPTVALHATDPAQAALLWQGIEAVASGLGNGNGEILGGLWALLVSLAALRAGGLPKGLNVLGLLVGAVGVLSLIPGLTDLLTGVFGLSQIIWFVWLGIVLLRSKAGTTA
- a CDS encoding SBBP repeat-containing protein, with the protein product MFVRFPRSLVVVISLLVVLILLLPAGSLSSTATTAQPATGKVLRASPVMFIENVGQFAEGARFQVHGGNQTMWLAEDALWITVVEPERGATEGQSNPAGLDSPSRTDPAFLQPVNGVNIRLSFIGANPHPRLEPFDRLDTAVSYFLGNDPAQWRSDVPVWGGVRYVDLYPGVDLELTSGGGQMVQRLVVQPGADLGAVRLRVEGADAVAVDQNVVRLSTVAGEVAVPLLLTAGASGEAIVQPQGAQAFEVIAPFTQLPSKRPSTSENQLSPADHPEDLLYGTFLGGSDVDGGNAIAADGTGSVYVTGSTQSSDFPATPGAFDTSANSLDAFVVHLNPSGGALAYATFLGGSDVDYGTAITVDGAGNAYVTGDTHSSDFPATLGAFDTSFNNNSGNSDAFVIKLNPAGSGLAYGTFLGSTTADWAYAITVDGASNAYVTGETHYRDFPTTPGAFDTSFNSTYMPEAFVVKMNSAGNGLIYATFLGGSGEDGGHAIAVDGAGNAYVAGFTTYGYPPFPTTPGAFDTSFNGSYDSDAFVVKLNPGGSGLAYGTFLGGSGNERIIAIAIDDAGNVYVTGKTASSNFPTTLGAFDTSFNGGNTDAFVVKLNSAGSGLAYATFLGGNNLDDGNAIAVDWADNAYVAGTTGSSANFPLTVGALATVFGGATTDAFVARLDATGSQLTYSTFLGGVGLDDARDIAFGPGRRCRACNRKTFSSNFPLTANAFDSTLNYGDAFILKLRLRGGPLMPTPTPTITPTPTSTPTSTSTPTNTPTATPGPSPTPTPTPPPPIVLYPHTDGWLRGYPASQVGSASVSSSQRSADWYYALSGPMSGNTYKLLELSLNPLSSACWACLDFKFISQTSVGGSERVLASTNRCVDGIGELFSQTLNGESANGALLVFRMTWTSGTCAGTLTFGSPTFSRIEIPGVLPSTSTPTATPTATPSPTPTRTSTPTVTPTRTQTATPRAKVYLPLLLRNQ
- a CDS encoding C-GCAxxG-C-C family protein; amino-acid sequence: MSVVDDSFDHPLKIEEHAAMPLAGGIMGNGYQCGMLWGGALAAGAQAYRLYGAGARAEVEALLAAQSLVSAFQARAKDINCAEITELEWKRPSGGQVVKFLARGGPIGCFRLAADYAQIAFDTINNALGGEHTDMPAQPVSCTALLAQKMGVSEMHAVMAAGLAGGIGLSGGACGVLGAAIWFRGINTLKDGGKLSFDLGASSPEMERFLASADYEFECASIVGRKFADVADHAAYVREGGCAKIIAALATRG
- a CDS encoding CPBP family intramembrane metalloprotease, whose amino-acid sequence is MKNQARFPYQFFVVAFAWSWLVWLPLVLASVGILPIGKDLLSALTVPAIIVGAFGPAAGTFYCLKTYHAKGAIRQYLRGLLDFRLGWRAWLLPILVLGGSTWIAWMLPELWGEPRVDMLLPSLWAFPPYVLFTILLGGGQEELGWRGYILDPMEARLGAWLGNLVLGVIWACWHLPLYFIQGSTQTFMPFAGFLLNCVGYSWFHAYVRQASGKRTWAGLISHGWANAFVPLFPTVAMVAGAAQSRYWIWVSLTFVIGLITMALSGTRRHSSDFKGVNDDDSNR
- a CDS encoding GNAT family N-acetyltransferase; this encodes MAKHINFPSIETERLILRQMTLEDTDFVFQHFGDLAVARYLLDEPPLTEYAHAQEIIQFFCEPEEKTHNRWLVVRKSDHQSIGTCGFHKWDKRYFRAEIGYDVSPSFWGQGYMMEALRAVIASGFEHMRLNRIEALVYIENDRSIQLLRRLGFKQEGVLRDYFCLDGKFYDHYLFALLQREWKS
- a CDS encoding alpha/beta hydrolase, producing the protein MTDNKVKRLSIQSFAQKAGHIMLIVLAILLACLLILVGVLQLWSHGKPTPFVDENGSPLAGSISEKVFVNINGVEQGMFIKSKNATHPVLLYLHGGMPDTFLTRRYPTGLEDYFTVVWWEQRGSGISYNADIPPETMTLEQMISDTLEVTNYLRHRFGKEKIYLMGHSGGTFIGIQAAARAPELYYAYIGVAQMSNQLKSERLAYEYMLQRFKESGNTKMVRKLEEAPVTMTDGTPDAYRALRDPAMHSLGIGTTHDMNSVITGIFLPSLTSREYTLGEKINMWRGKSRSGISIIWDKIISTDLSKQVLELDLPVYFFEGIYDYTCSYTEAKSYFEKLKAPVKGFYTFEQSAHSPLFEEPEKMGRILQEDVLAGTNSLADTE
- a CDS encoding CPBP family intramembrane metalloprotease, with the translated sequence MTDRSKTAWVLGGATLTMFSPLAMVLAGYRIPMFQNLGFARGTMAPPIAWILATIVGIVYALYTMRAIPFIASMQREVSLFKLLGILSAVVGGIVEEVFFRRWIMDMLMSRGFASIIQVGVSGVAFGLAHASWTLLAKRDFKATLPAIMSTSILGISLAIVYLAGGRNLGPCIFAHVLINIVIEPWLMLSAVSGKWRT